In Paenibacillus sp. FSL R7-0345, a single window of DNA contains:
- a CDS encoding ABC transporter permease subunit, with protein MKVANASKTNQNALLRKNSRFSFLQRDWQLYLLVAIPLAFVIVFKYFPMAGLVIAFKDYKIARGFWGSEWVGFQIFQDIFSKPDFTKAIRNTLLLNILDLIFSFTMPIILALMLNEVKSVKFKRVNQTLLYLPHFLSWVIIGAIAYQLLSEGNGVVNNLIEMMGGTRVPFLQEDTNWLVSYLAIGVWQSMGWGTIIYLASISGINPEMYEAATVDGAGRWRKVWNITIPSIRATIVTLLIMNLGKVMEGSFERIWSLQNRATTEFTTTIPVLVYRWGIESGNFSRATAVGLFQSVIGIILVITADRVAKKLGEDGIL; from the coding sequence TTGAAAGTTGCAAACGCTTCAAAGACAAATCAAAATGCTCTACTAAGAAAGAATTCGCGCTTCAGTTTTTTACAGCGTGACTGGCAGCTCTACTTGCTTGTAGCAATTCCGCTGGCTTTTGTAATCGTATTCAAATACTTCCCGATGGCCGGGCTTGTAATCGCTTTTAAGGATTATAAGATCGCAAGAGGCTTCTGGGGCAGTGAGTGGGTCGGCTTCCAAATATTCCAGGATATTTTCTCCAAGCCTGATTTCACAAAAGCGATCCGCAATACGCTGCTGCTCAACATTCTTGATCTCATATTCAGCTTCACGATGCCGATTATACTGGCCCTGATGCTGAATGAAGTCAAAAGTGTCAAGTTCAAACGCGTTAACCAAACCTTATTGTATCTGCCTCACTTCCTGTCCTGGGTTATTATCGGGGCCATTGCGTATCAGCTGCTTAGTGAAGGTAACGGGGTCGTCAACAATCTGATTGAAATGATGGGCGGTACCCGTGTGCCATTCCTGCAAGAGGATACGAACTGGCTGGTCAGCTATCTGGCCATCGGCGTATGGCAGAGTATGGGCTGGGGAACGATCATTTACCTTGCTTCAATCAGCGGGATCAACCCGGAAATGTATGAAGCGGCAACGGTTGATGGAGCCGGACGCTGGAGAAAGGTATGGAATATTACCATTCCATCCATCCGTGCAACCATAGTAACGCTGCTCATCATGAATCTCGGAAAAGTTATGGAAGGCTCGTTCGAGCGTATCTGGTCTTTGCAGAATAGGGCCACCACAGAGTTCACAACGACCATACCGGTGCTGGTGTATCGTTGGGGGATCGAATCCGGTAACTTCAGCCGGGCGACAGCGGTTGGATTATTCCAGTCCGTAATCGGAATCATTCTTGTAATCACGGCTGACCGTGTTGCCAAAAAACTTGGCGAAGACGGCATTTTATAG
- a CDS encoding DedA family protein encodes MTQWITEFILFFKDLSYAGIVIALSFEFVPAELVLPLAGYWVYLGDMKLVLTILAGTVGGTFGPLTLYAIGRFGGRPFIEKYGKYIFIRPHHLVASDRFFEKYGSGVAFYGRFIPGVRTLISVPCGMAKMNVLKFSLYTFLAMLPITSLYVYLGYKLGSQWEHVDEIIKPYILPTAAVFILGFGFYVYLKRFRNRQA; translated from the coding sequence ATGACGCAATGGATTACAGAATTCATCCTGTTCTTCAAAGATTTGTCGTACGCCGGTATAGTCATTGCCCTGTCCTTTGAGTTTGTCCCGGCCGAGCTCGTGCTTCCGCTTGCGGGTTATTGGGTTTATCTCGGAGACATGAAGCTGGTATTAACGATTCTGGCAGGCACAGTAGGAGGAACCTTCGGTCCGTTAACGTTGTATGCGATCGGCCGGTTCGGCGGGAGGCCCTTTATTGAAAAATACGGCAAGTATATCTTTATCCGCCCTCATCATTTAGTGGCATCCGACCGTTTTTTCGAAAAATACGGCAGCGGCGTTGCGTTTTACGGGCGGTTTATACCCGGGGTCAGAACGCTCATCTCCGTACCATGCGGAATGGCCAAAATGAATGTGTTAAAATTCAGTCTGTATACCTTTTTAGCGATGCTTCCTATCACTTCACTGTACGTTTATCTGGGCTATAAGCTAGGCTCACAATGGGAGCATGTGGACGAAATCATCAAGCCATACATCCTTCCGACGGCTGCCGTATTTATTCTGGGCTTCGGTTTCTATGTGTATTTGAAACGGTTCAGAAACAGACAGGCCTAA
- a CDS encoding ABC transporter substrate-binding protein: MNKKGYVSLMMASVLTAGLLAGCSSNNNSAGSSNAPANNLAEGEFADYSQGFPEKVTIDIPVYERAFEGWNVTDNYYTRWVQSEFGDKNNIEVNFIPITRSSEVTDYEQLLASHKAPDIIFHYDMPQALTYYGEDVMQPLNYEEIENYAPTYWANMGETIQQYGTVDDQNIFFFAARPEADNFVNMIRKDWVEKVGMKVEDLTSLEKYNEMLVKWKEAGLGVTAGNLIQNSFNYSYAFREWPVDPEYRALYSDLSVADFTTADTERFLRNMNYQYNNGLIDKEFYLRSDDNKVKAEFVAGKTGTYATYLTNNADVFAATLANNPEAEFAVIPTYALVPEGNKPQQRAYWPFGFIMGINYETTAEERAAVWMYLEWLSQPENLFKFQNGVEGENYTLDAEGIAVKNPDFKGESVLAQNNNKDYWALVTEIAQYPDADKTLKSNMRNWSPAGYEYLAEDMVKYYNEAAEFRTPDAMFTTVLEKVNEYKADLNSLFQDLYVKTVLAPEAEFDATYAEAKEAFLKAGYQEILDEKQAAIDAGKFR; encoded by the coding sequence ATGAACAAAAAGGGTTATGTATCCTTAATGATGGCATCTGTCCTGACAGCCGGTTTGCTTGCCGGTTGCTCCAGTAATAACAACAGTGCAGGAAGCAGCAACGCACCTGCCAACAATCTGGCAGAAGGTGAATTTGCCGATTATTCACAGGGCTTCCCTGAGAAAGTAACGATCGATATTCCGGTCTATGAGCGTGCGTTCGAAGGCTGGAACGTAACAGACAACTATTACACCCGCTGGGTTCAGTCCGAGTTCGGTGATAAGAACAACATCGAGGTCAACTTTATTCCGATCACCCGCAGCAGTGAAGTAACGGATTATGAGCAGCTGCTGGCATCGCACAAGGCTCCGGATATTATTTTCCACTATGACATGCCGCAGGCGCTGACTTATTACGGTGAGGATGTTATGCAGCCGCTTAATTATGAAGAAATAGAAAATTATGCTCCTACTTACTGGGCAAATATGGGTGAAACGATCCAGCAATACGGTACAGTGGACGATCAGAACATCTTCTTCTTCGCAGCACGTCCGGAAGCGGACAACTTTGTCAACATGATCCGTAAGGACTGGGTGGAGAAGGTTGGCATGAAAGTGGAAGACTTGACTTCCCTCGAGAAGTACAATGAAATGCTGGTGAAATGGAAAGAAGCGGGACTTGGCGTAACTGCCGGTAACCTGATCCAGAACAGCTTTAACTACAGCTATGCCTTCCGTGAATGGCCGGTTGATCCGGAATACCGTGCGCTGTACTCTGACCTGAGTGTAGCTGACTTCACGACCGCAGATACTGAGCGTTTCCTGCGCAATATGAACTATCAGTACAACAACGGCCTGATCGATAAGGAATTCTATCTCCGCAGCGATGATAACAAGGTAAAAGCGGAATTTGTTGCCGGCAAAACAGGTACTTATGCAACCTATCTGACCAACAACGCTGACGTTTTCGCAGCTACTTTGGCTAACAATCCGGAAGCGGAATTTGCTGTAATCCCTACTTATGCATTGGTACCTGAAGGCAATAAGCCTCAGCAGCGTGCCTACTGGCCGTTCGGCTTCATCATGGGGATCAACTATGAAACTACAGCAGAGGAACGTGCTGCAGTCTGGATGTACCTGGAATGGCTGAGCCAGCCGGAGAACCTGTTCAAGTTCCAGAACGGTGTGGAAGGCGAGAACTATACGCTTGACGCAGAAGGCATTGCAGTGAAGAACCCTGATTTCAAGGGCGAATCTGTTCTGGCACAAAACAACAACAAAGACTACTGGGCACTGGTAACTGAAATCGCTCAATATCCGGATGCCGACAAGACACTGAAATCCAACATGCGCAACTGGTCACCTGCCGGCTATGAATACCTGGCTGAAGATATGGTGAAATACTACAACGAAGCTGCTGAATTCCGCACACCGGATGCAATGTTCACTACAGTACTTGAAAAAGTTAACGAGTATAAAGCAGACCTGAACTCCCTGTTCCAGGATCTGTATGTGAAGACTGTCCTGGCACCGGAAGCTGAGTTCGACGCAACCTATGCAGAAGCCAAAGAAGCCTTCCTCAAAGCAGGGTACCAGGAAATCCTTGATGAGAAGCAGGCTGCGATCGATGCGGGTAAGTTCCGTTAA
- a CDS encoding undecaprenyl-diphosphate phosphatase: MENIVTWLKYLLLGIVQGVTEPIPVSSSGHLIIAQRLLGMEQNGLSFEILTNTASLIAIMFIFRNDIKSLITGGYRYMQTRRAEYKADFMFCLYIIIGTIPAAVAAVLFKDTIERIFTSVHTVSISLLITGVALWLIRNLRGQKRDGNLTVRDALIVGLAQAVALIPGISRSGSTVIASIAVGMKQETALKFSFMLYIPISIGGLILGASDIANDPNRAQLAIPYVIAFLTTLVATYFAMRWFIGIMAKGNLIYFSYYCFAVGTLLLIFL; this comes from the coding sequence ATGGAAAACATAGTAACCTGGCTAAAATATCTGCTGCTCGGGATCGTTCAGGGAGTGACGGAGCCGATCCCCGTCTCTTCGAGCGGACACCTGATTATCGCGCAGCGTCTGCTTGGCATGGAGCAGAACGGGTTGTCGTTTGAAATACTGACCAACACTGCTTCACTAATTGCTATCATGTTTATTTTCCGGAATGATATCAAGTCGTTAATCACGGGCGGTTACCGTTATATGCAGACCCGCCGTGCAGAGTATAAGGCCGACTTCATGTTCTGTCTTTACATTATTATCGGTACGATCCCCGCAGCTGTTGCTGCAGTGCTGTTCAAAGACACGATTGAGCGGATTTTCACTTCCGTACATACCGTCTCCATCAGCTTGCTGATTACAGGGGTCGCCCTGTGGCTGATCCGCAATCTCCGGGGACAAAAGAGGGACGGCAACCTTACAGTCAGGGATGCGCTTATTGTCGGTCTGGCCCAGGCGGTAGCGCTGATTCCCGGCATCAGCCGCTCCGGCTCGACGGTGATTGCCTCCATTGCGGTCGGCATGAAGCAGGAAACGGCGCTTAAATTTTCGTTCATGCTGTATATTCCGATCAGCATCGGCGGCCTGATTCTGGGGGCATCCGATATTGCGAACGATCCAAACCGGGCGCAGCTGGCCATCCCCTACGTCATTGCTTTCCTTACAACGCTGGTGGCCACCTATTTTGCCATGCGCTGGTTTATCGGCATTATGGCCAAGGGCAATCTGATCTACTTTTCGTACTACTGCTTCGCGGTCGGCACGCTTCTACTAATTTTTCTCTAA
- a CDS encoding helix-turn-helix domain-containing protein — translation MKKIPMMLQLAVILFCIMAIPTAILTWYSGAQIIENSETAIGESALAGLNANRKLNENALANLAQDTARLAAANVFEPIRGFETYNEVNASYTNYTKAKSVLNELLNLNRRVDGVSSSYFYLTDSDYVISTDNAITTLERYEPMEWTTEALENQRGISGVWVPRKLASGEPVVSYVYPLNRLSSPTSGLIVVNMKESQIGKYLNITKAEDSNSLLLGADGKIISHSDKALLLTDGLELPFVQEILNQNSSEGYAFRELDGNRMVYAWSRSALSGWWNVSWSSMDELMTKSREMQGNIIVLTGAMIVLGTVLAVILAIWLSRPLRQLVRSIRSKSNLEVAGKNELAFLDMAFKRMQEEEEGLFRLLQEREEDTRSFAVHRLLRGEIPPRLAEVFPEACYRVVAVSIDRYRVYVGNTNVETRSYHRYLLNAKYESLFPEGIVAHSVYHTDGSIVVVLNFAQEDHGCSNDSLQQALEAIRDESLELLEHTVTIGVSDIADAPEMVAERLFEAMELIKQRMIKGAGSIMYWQEEEEHSRKYLDSENSERRILNFLDAGDLDGISKELENIRCMISAEQHISYDNIMFIYHQLIGATIKHLRENHISTGRTVMGKGDIYSVLAAMDTLDELEEYLQAFFREIVQNLDRGTGETNHGERVIQYLQDHYKEEIVLKDMSTEFGISYSYMRKIVYELTGKSMIDYLNQLRIDKAKELLLDTDLTIKQVAAEVGYYNVQSFNRFFRKYEGMPPSSYKTAKSKSS, via the coding sequence ATGAAGAAAATACCGATGATGCTGCAGCTGGCAGTCATTCTATTCTGTATCATGGCCATACCGACTGCCATACTGACGTGGTACAGCGGGGCGCAGATAATAGAAAACTCAGAGACGGCCATCGGAGAATCTGCATTAGCCGGGCTGAATGCTAACCGTAAGCTGAACGAGAATGCCCTGGCCAATCTGGCCCAGGACACGGCGCGTCTGGCTGCCGCTAATGTATTTGAACCGATCCGCGGCTTTGAAACCTACAACGAAGTGAATGCAAGCTACACTAATTACACCAAGGCGAAGTCTGTGCTGAATGAGCTGCTGAACTTGAACCGCCGTGTTGACGGTGTAAGCTCCTCCTATTTTTATCTGACGGATTCTGATTATGTCATTTCTACTGATAACGCTATCACAACGCTGGAGCGTTACGAGCCGATGGAATGGACAACAGAAGCCCTTGAGAATCAGAGGGGAATCAGCGGAGTGTGGGTCCCGCGCAAGCTGGCCTCTGGTGAACCTGTGGTGTCTTATGTCTATCCGCTGAACCGTCTTTCCTCTCCCACAAGCGGATTGATCGTCGTCAATATGAAGGAGAGCCAGATCGGTAAATATCTGAATATAACAAAAGCAGAGGACAGTAACTCTCTGCTGCTGGGAGCAGACGGGAAAATCATTTCGCACAGTGACAAGGCGCTGCTCCTTACTGACGGCTTGGAACTGCCGTTTGTGCAGGAAATTCTGAATCAGAATTCCAGTGAAGGCTATGCTTTCCGCGAGCTGGACGGTAACCGGATGGTTTACGCCTGGAGCCGCTCGGCACTCTCCGGATGGTGGAATGTAAGCTGGAGCTCGATGGATGAGCTGATGACCAAATCCAGGGAAATGCAGGGCAATATTATTGTGCTCACCGGAGCGATGATAGTGCTTGGTACTGTTCTGGCAGTCATCCTGGCAATCTGGCTGTCAAGGCCGCTCAGACAGCTGGTGCGGTCGATCCGCTCGAAAAGTAATTTGGAGGTGGCCGGGAAAAATGAGCTTGCCTTCCTCGATATGGCATTCAAACGGATGCAGGAGGAGGAAGAAGGGCTGTTCCGGCTGCTGCAGGAGCGTGAGGAGGATACCCGCAGCTTCGCGGTTCACCGGCTGCTGCGCGGGGAAATTCCGCCGCGGCTGGCCGAGGTGTTCCCGGAGGCGTGTTACAGGGTTGTTGCAGTCTCGATTGACCGGTACAGAGTATATGTCGGCAATACCAATGTGGAGACCCGCAGCTATCACCGTTATCTATTGAATGCCAAGTACGAGAGCCTGTTCCCTGAAGGAATTGTGGCCCACTCTGTCTATCATACTGACGGCAGTATTGTAGTGGTGCTGAACTTTGCCCAGGAGGATCACGGCTGCAGCAACGATTCGCTTCAGCAGGCGCTGGAAGCGATCCGTGATGAATCGCTTGAGCTGCTGGAGCATACTGTCACCATTGGCGTAAGTGATATAGCGGATGCACCTGAAATGGTTGCCGAGCGGCTGTTTGAAGCGATGGAATTAATTAAGCAGCGCATGATTAAGGGTGCCGGAAGCATTATGTACTGGCAGGAGGAAGAAGAGCACAGCCGCAAATATTTGGATTCCGAAAACAGCGAGCGGCGGATTCTCAACTTCCTGGATGCCGGAGATCTGGATGGGATTAGCAAGGAGCTGGAGAATATCCGCTGTATGATCAGTGCCGAGCAGCATATTTCGTACGATAATATTATGTTTATCTATCACCAGCTGATCGGTGCAACAATCAAGCATCTGCGTGAGAATCATATCAGCACCGGAAGAACCGTTATGGGTAAGGGGGATATTTACAGTGTGCTGGCAGCAATGGATACACTGGATGAGCTGGAGGAGTATCTGCAGGCGTTTTTCCGGGAGATTGTCCAGAACCTGGACCGCGGCACCGGCGAGACGAATCACGGGGAACGGGTTATCCAGTATTTGCAGGATCATTATAAAGAAGAAATTGTCCTGAAGGATATGAGCACCGAATTCGGTATCAGTTACTCTTATATGCGCAAGATCGTCTATGAGCTGACCGGAAAAAGCATGATCGATTATCTGAACCAGCTGCGGATCGACAAAGCCAAGGAGCTGCTGCTCGATACAGATCTGACGATTAAGCAGGTGGCTGCAGAGGTCGGCTACTATAATGTCCAGAGCTTCAACCGCTTTTTCCGCAAGTATGAGGGTATGCCGCCAAGCAGTTACAAAACGGCCAAGAGCAAGAGCTCCTAG
- a CDS encoding carbohydrate ABC transporter permease — MSASTGNPAAPSKGRFDIWDILIKFVIILFSLACLLPFLHVVSKSMSADSFVIANQVFLWPKGFTLDAYSKIFADASILRSLYISVIVTVMFTVLGMVLTICAAYPLSRAQFKGSRVITFIFLFTMYFSGGIIPDYMNINNLGLMDTIWSLVLPLSFSAFNLLILKTSLTSSIPVSLEESARIDGAGHFRILWSIVIPLSKPIIATLSLFYAVGRWNAYQDALFYIKHATDLRPLQLKLYYLVIQASESFQLEATTVTLSNPEVLKASVVVFATLPILCVYPFVQKYFVQGTMLGAVKE, encoded by the coding sequence ATGAGCGCATCAACCGGCAATCCTGCCGCACCAAGCAAAGGTCGTTTTGATATCTGGGATATTCTAATTAAATTCGTTATTATTCTATTCTCACTAGCCTGTTTATTACCGTTCCTGCATGTGGTATCGAAGTCCATGAGTGCTGACTCTTTTGTTATTGCCAATCAGGTATTTCTGTGGCCTAAGGGCTTCACTCTGGATGCATACAGCAAAATTTTTGCTGATGCGAGTATCCTCCGCTCCTTGTACATTTCGGTTATCGTGACCGTAATGTTCACCGTGCTGGGAATGGTTCTGACCATCTGCGCAGCTTATCCGCTGTCCAGAGCCCAATTTAAGGGCAGCCGGGTTATCACCTTCATCTTCCTGTTCACCATGTATTTCAGCGGAGGGATTATCCCGGATTACATGAACATTAACAATCTGGGTCTGATGGATACGATCTGGTCACTGGTTCTGCCGCTATCCTTCAGTGCTTTTAACCTGCTGATTTTGAAGACGTCACTGACAAGCAGTATTCCAGTGAGTCTGGAAGAATCTGCGCGGATCGACGGCGCCGGACATTTCCGGATTCTCTGGAGTATTGTGATTCCGCTTTCCAAGCCAATTATTGCTACACTGTCGCTCTTCTACGCAGTTGGCCGCTGGAACGCCTATCAGGACGCTCTGTTCTATATCAAGCATGCCACTGATCTGCGGCCGCTGCAGCTCAAGCTCTACTATCTGGTCATCCAGGCCAGCGAGAGCTTCCAGCTGGAAGCCACTACCGTAACACTCAGTAATCCGGAAGTTCTTAAAGCGTCGGTCGTAGTCTTTGCAACTTTACCTATTCTTTGCGTCTATCCGTTTGTTCAGAAATACTTCGTACAAGGTACGATGCTGGGCGCAGTCAAAGAGTAG
- a CDS encoding Gfo/Idh/MocA family oxidoreductase → MVNKPIRFGIIGSGWRAEMYLRLANLLPQQFKVSGVLIRNPAKYQQLIAKYNLTVYSSVERLAAESDFVVLAVSKTAAAPLLLELAALNIPVLAETPTASTPAEYERLRPLAVSSPLIQVAEQYPLLPHHQARTAYIKAGELGQIGHVQVSVAHGYHGISLIRRWLPVTGTACEITARRVELPIMDFSYRGRAAEDILKTEQQDIAIMVFPSGQSAVLDFTRSQYFSPLRTNRVLIRGSHGEIRDNEIIRRLGTEETEHLNIMRVQGGQEGSLDSLGLRELRAGQHSLFCNPFTAAPLSDEEIGIGQALLNMADFLHTGVSAYSLADALTDVRLAFAVDEAIVSGNSVTVGNELGADELKADK, encoded by the coding sequence ATGGTCAATAAGCCTATCCGGTTCGGCATTATCGGCAGCGGCTGGCGGGCGGAGATGTATCTCAGACTCGCTAACCTGTTGCCGCAGCAGTTTAAGGTAAGCGGTGTGCTGATCCGTAATCCGGCAAAATATCAGCAGCTGATCGCAAAATATAACCTTACTGTATACAGCTCGGTGGAGCGCCTTGCGGCTGAGAGTGATTTTGTGGTGCTGGCGGTGTCCAAAACAGCGGCTGCGCCGTTGCTTCTGGAGCTGGCAGCTCTGAACATTCCTGTGCTGGCTGAAACACCTACCGCCTCTACTCCGGCTGAATATGAGCGGCTGCGCCCTCTTGCCGTGAGCAGCCCGCTGATCCAGGTGGCCGAGCAATATCCGCTGCTGCCGCATCATCAGGCGCGAACCGCCTATATCAAGGCAGGAGAGCTGGGGCAAATCGGCCATGTTCAAGTCTCGGTGGCGCACGGGTATCACGGCATCAGCCTAATCCGCAGGTGGCTCCCCGTCACAGGCACAGCCTGTGAAATTACCGCCCGCCGGGTCGAGCTCCCGATTATGGACTTCTCCTACCGGGGGCGTGCAGCAGAGGACATCCTGAAAACAGAGCAGCAGGATATTGCCATCATGGTCTTCCCCTCCGGCCAGAGCGCCGTGCTCGACTTCACCCGCTCCCAATACTTCTCACCGCTGCGCACCAACCGCGTCCTGATCCGCGGGTCGCACGGGGAAATCCGCGATAATGAGATTATCCGCCGGCTGGGGACGGAAGAGACAGAGCATCTGAATATTATGCGGGTTCAAGGCGGACAGGAGGGCAGTCTGGACAGCCTGGGTCTGCGAGAACTGCGGGCAGGACAGCATAGCCTGTTCTGTAACCCTTTTACGGCTGCCCCGCTTTCGGATGAAGAGATCGGGATCGGGCAGGCGCTGCTGAATATGGCTGACTTCCTGCATACGGGCGTTTCCGCGTATTCGCTGGCGGATGCCCTGACCGATGTGAGGCTGGCGTTCGCGGTCGATGAGGCTATTGTGTCGGGGAATAGTGTTACTGTGGGGAATGAGCTTGGGGCCGATGAGCTTAAAGCAGATAAGTAA